A segment of the Salmo trutta chromosome 3, fSalTru1.1, whole genome shotgun sequence genome:
CCCAGGGGGCCTGGAGGTCGGTGGGGGATCACCGATTTACACCACCAGGCAGACGTATGGCGTCAACTCTACATTCTGGGTACTTGCCCAGGTAATGTATTGAATACTCCAAATCAATTGGTTTATTTCAACAGATAACGCAGATAATTGAGTCTATCATTGAGCACCATTTGTCATGTATACACTGACATTTATTTATTGCTCATGTGCTCTTATTCATTGTcttttaatcatttatttaagTCCATTATAGACTACTGCACAAGTGTTTTATTGATGTCCTCTGGAGTTTTGAATAAAAAGCTGGAAATGGCATGGATGAAAAGTGGTGGACTCATGGTGGACAGACAGCTGCTTGACATCACAGCAAACAGAGAAAAGGCCTTTTATCATCTCAGAGGAGTgggatgtggctcagttggtagagcatggtgtttgcaatgccagggttgtgggtttgattcccacgggggaccaatatgatttttttttttaatgaaatgtatgcattcactactgtaagtcgctctggataagagcgtctgctaaatgactaaaatgtaaatggatgaAGAGAGCCTTTAGAGTACAGAGAAAGTGCCCTGGAATGTGAGAAGGGCCTGAGAATTGCTGTGGCTCACCTTGTGGTTTTACCCTAACAAAGAGCTTTTTGAGCCTGTATTTCTCATCTCTATCTTGTTCAAGGCACAGATGAGCTCTTGCCTAAATCTACAGAGCATAATACAACCCTATCACCTGGGTGGCTGATCCCTGCAGAATCTCCTCCCACATGTCTCATGTCATGTGACATCCAATAGGCTGCTGTTAATCCAAGGATGTGACTTCAGTTTATTGGCCCATTTTCTCTCTAGAAAATAAAAAGAAGCTACTCTATTTTTGGACATGATTTAGCCATATGGCGCAATACCAGAAATGTAGGCTTCGTGACATGTCCAGCGTGTCTTTTAACAAATATTGACCAAATATTCCGGCCAACTACCCAACCACAGACTATCTTTGGTCATCTCCCCTAATAACATATAGCCTTTTCTAGTGATGGTCTGATAGGCCACCTTGCAGCCCAATTTTTATTTCAACAACCCCAagcaacaactccacaaattctTGCTTTTTGTGAATTCATTTTGAAGTAGGATACACACACTTGCTGCTtgtcatacagtatatacagttttaTGAAAATAAAGttagcatttttcctatttaGCAGATTAATCATCGGCCTAATTGGCGATTCCTAAATGTAGTCATTTAGCCTACTCCAACTGTAGCTTAGGCTTACTGCAGGCCTCATGATATGACTATAGACCTATGATCTTACAGATGTCATATTATGATTGATATGAAATCTGATGTTTGTCAAGGAATTAGTCAAATATAGACCATATAAATGTTGAATATTATTCATAGCCTGCAAGTGGGCAATTAATACATGTCTGGAATGCCTAGACAAGAAAACATGGGCTCGAGTTGAATGAGTTGTTATAATGTGCGTAACCACCACCAGAGGGAGATATATCTGACATTTTAAAAGGGCCATGATTATTGGGTATAAAATGTTCTTAGTGATACATTAGCCTTCATTAGCCTAGACGTCTACAGTCACCAAATTTTTCGTCCTCAAAACAGTTATTAATTTATTAAGGAGTTAAAAGTGTAACGAAATAAGAACGCCTGCAGGCTATTCATTTTGAGCTGAGAGGTCTTCCATCTTCCAACAAAGGTAGGTCTTCCAACCTTTACCTTGTGTTTATCGTTATAGCGGCGAAGAAATAGGCTACAGCCTACATGGTCGTTTTAACCTTGCTTTGTTTTCCCGCCTTTTCTACAGGTGTCCGTTATCTCGCAGCTGCTCGTGCTCCTATTGTGTATCCTCCCCTCCCACGCGCAGGACGAGTACTCTGGTTACCACTCAGGTGAGCTGCCTGACGTGCATTGTTAGCGCCTTTAGCCTTCGCGCGAATAGCTACTGTTTGATGTTAGCTAATTATCCACATTTCTAGAGGTAAGCTAAAACAGTAGGCTATATCTTGATTTTATTTCAGTTGACCTAGATTGCGTTTAAAATGTATAGACCTATATTCTCATGTCACCACAATGAAACATTTTTGATATTTGCTTACAAACATTAAATTGGTTTATCTATCTAATAACAGGCTATTTTGTTTTGTAAACAGACTGTCATTTTACTGggaaggtttcaggcttgttgaattattgtttcaggcttgttcaATTATTGTTTTGTGTCATTAGGTGATGAACACACCTATGAGGGCTCCTTGGTCGACAACTATGAGCATTCAGGATACCCACAACCAGGTAATAACTACAACATAGCAAAGTCCCTCCCGCTAATCAAAAGCCAGAATGCAAACATTTCCCTCACTTaaacccctccacctccacattCTTCGCTGGCAGAGGAATACCCACCGGAGCCCACTCACAGCTATGAGGAGCAGCAACCCTCATCTGGATATGACCCCTATGCACCAGCCCCCACCAGTGTGAGCATGATCACAGAGGACTCCtacccctacaccaccaccacacaggtGAGGGAAAGTCAAGGGGGAAAGTATGTTATGTGTAATATTTAGTAATGGCATGTCATGTAACATTGTGTTCGTTCTGTCATGTAAGTTGATATCATGTTATAACTGTAGGTACCATACGAGCAGGAGCCCTACGAAGAGTCGCTCCAGGTCCCTGGTGGTGGGGAGGCTTCTCTGGGGGAGGAAGGGCCAACAGACTGTAACTGTGAGCCTGGAGAGCCAGGGTTCGCTGGGTTTGCAGGGCCCAAGGTAGGACGAAGGTGCAAATGTAATTTAGAACCTTATAAACAGCAAACATCAATTTACTTTGCTGATTAATACTGATTAAATGTCATTTATATAGCATTCACTGGGTCCTTAAGTGATTTGGGTTGTATGGGGGTAACTCACCCCATCCACCACCATCCTGTGGTATCCTTCTGTTTTCTGGCCTAAACAAaatatctgtctgtctatctatctgtctgtccatCTAGGGAGCCAGAGGACTGCAAGGTAGAGATGGCTTCCCTGGGGCTCAGGGACGGGAGGTAAGTGTTAATCACTGTATAGTCACTATATCAAATTCATAGTGCTCATATCCTTATTGGAGTAATGCTGTTGATATTGTTCCTGTGTGTTGTGTTTAGGGGTACAAAGGATTCAAAGGAGTTctaggaagaggaggagacacagggCCTGAGGTGAGGAAgtgaaaaaagtaaaataaaagacCTCACCCAAATCAGCCTTAGACACTATCCAACTCCCTAAGCGAGGCTTGAACCCAGGTTGCCCAACCCCACTGCAAACAGGCTTGCCACAACCTCAAAAGAGAAACAGTATCTCCCTGGGAGGAATGTTTGTAACTTAAAAAGTATGGCATCAACATTACCCTTGAACTTGACTCAACAGCTGTATTGACCTTTGCCATCTCTACAGGGTGACTCTGGGCCTAATGGGGAGGACGGTGCCTCTGGTTTCTCTGGAGCCCAGGTAATAATAGGCCTCCAAAGGATATCACAGATGTAATGTATCTCTCTTTCATTGTTTTGCTCTGATCTGTTTCTATGCTCTAGTCTAAATTCTGCGACATGGCACAGGCAATGTAACGTTTTTCTATATTGATTATGGCCAGTAGATGGCGATCTCTTTATTATTCAGAACTGGAGAGTGGCTATGATGTGTAGTTGAGGTGAAAGGCTGAGCTTCAACAACTAGGATCGCCCtttttctttctcattctctctcttggtCTATATTTTATTCCATTCTTTTGCACCTtgtctctcattctttctctctcctacagGGCTTGCCTGGTCTTCCTGGAGATCCAGGTGAGACAGGGGTGCTAGGACTGAAGGTAAAGACCCTTCCTCAAAACCAGTCCGGCATCCTACAAAATATGTATCACATCAAACAAAATCACTCTTTACCTAAAAAGCCATTATAACCCCATATCAAAAACAGTGTGACCCTTCACAAAATCTTATTTGAATGTTCACTAATAACAGCCCAAGCCACCATAATGTTCGTCTAAAGTTTAAACCTACAAGAAACAGCATGACATCACATAAAACCCCTGCTGTACCACCGAGAACCAATATGACATCACATAGGACCAGTATGACATCACAGGGAACCAGTGTGACATTACAGAGAACCAGTATTGCCACGGTCAAGACAACTCGGAACTCAGAAACTCTTAAAAAGGTATTGTAGAAAGATGGGGCCCGAGTTTTCCACTTGGAAAATAGCAGAATTGACCAACAGGAAGCTCTACGCAAAAAACGTAGGTACATTTTAAATCAGAGGTTCTGAGTCTCCGAGTTGTATTGAAAGACACCACAGATATGGTCAATGGAACGGTCTGCGTTTCATTGACTCCTTTACCGCATCCATCAGGTAGACCCCAAAACCCGCAAAAAGGTATGACATTATAAACCCCCACTGTTCCACAGAGACATCACAGAGTACCAGCATGGCATCATAGAATACCACTATGCCATCACAAGTATCCGCTAATTACACCCCAAAAATCTTAATTGACAATTTGAAGCTGTCTATGCCTGAGTGTGTTCCTTATCCTCAACAGGGTGACATCGGTATGGAGGGGCCACGCGGAGGAGTGGGGGTAACGGGTGAGACTGTGAGTATTGACACAATGTAGCTGTTATGTTTTGTAGGTAACCATATTTGGTTTGATAGCAGGGATTTTATTTCAATTAATCTCAAAGAAACAATCCATAGGTTATTATTGTGTAATTACCAATTACCGTTGGATTTTCTAAGGAAATCCACTACCTGGTCATTTTTGTAGCATAAAATAAAGTTATTCCTCAAATGAGTGTAAGGAAATGTGATACTAAATCCCCAGCATGTTTCAGTCTGGCCCTACTCATGTGTTTAGTTCTTTGTCTTTTTCTAGGGTCCAATTGGTGAGGCAGGGCCTGGTGGGCCTGATGGAACTGGAGGTATCAAGGTAAACATGGCGCCTCCCACAACTCAACACTGTCCACTCACAACAGTTGCCACCGCTCAGTGTTGCTACCACAACTCACCACATTCTCAACATGCTCAAATCAATTATTCACTCAGCTCCTTACACAGCTCTAACTAGAAGCAATACTTTATGATGTGAAAGCCTCAAACAGGCTATGTGATGTGATAATTTCCATTTAACATATAAACAACATACAAATTATTGTAATTTGTTCTGGCCATGTTGAGACATATTTTTTTCCGACCTTCTCAGGGATCAACTGGAGCAGAAGGGAAACAGGGTCCTGAGGGAACAGAAGGGGAAAAGGTAGCGCCTTTCAACCTTGCTTTGTGACCATGGTTAATTAAACCGGGGTTGAATAACTCATTATTTAAAACAAATCGTATAACTTCTATTTCCTGTCTAAAATGTCTTCCATCTCATCCGTTCTCTTCCACAGGGTCAGATTGGAGCACCTGGATTCTCAGGAGACCATGGGGAGATGGGCTATAATGTAAGATGGATGTCTGTCTATCCGTCACACCATTCATCTCTCCATTTGGACCTCTTGTTTGTCCTTATCTACTAAGACTATGCTATTCCCTACATGGAGAGAGACCATTAATCCTAACTTGCTTTTTCTTTCTGTGTTTGATAGGGGTATCCTGGAGAGccaggaggcagaggagagacCGGTCACAAGGTATGTTTAGGGGACAGGAGTTATGTTGTTTTCACAGAAAGTACTCTAGTTGCGCTCAAAAGTCATTGGCCCTTACTCTTCACAGAAACTACTCTGGTTCCCCCAAGATGTATGTGTGTTCATGGGTGTTTTCCCTAAACTGCATACTATTATTTTCACTGAAGGTTTTGCTATTGTTGATTTTGTGAGTCATGTGGCTGTTAAACACTTTTGGCCACAACGATAGCACCTTCTCCACGTGGGAGATTAGATTGATACTGTAGTGTCAATGTCTCCCTTGCTCTCTTCTTTTCCACTTTCTgttttctctgtatctctctctttcctctctctcaggGTGACCAAGGCCCAGGGGGCATGCCAGGCAGTGATGGGGAGCCTGGAGAGGATGTGAGTATCAGTATGATAACCACTAAATTAGTAATAAATAGATAAGGAATCTGTTGATGGGATTTCTCCTAACAAACTACATTTACTGTTTATTTTTCAGGGTCCTCTTGGAGTTCCTGGGGTGATCGGCTTTCCTGGAGAGTTTGGACAAAAGGTAAAGTGAAGGAGAATTGCATGCTGGATATCAGGATGACATCATCACAATGgctgtgaaatgctttcttacaagcacttaacgaacaatgcagttttaagaaaatatttactaaataaactaaaagtGGACatgtacttttaatacttaaaTGAATACTTTGTGAATAATGGCCAGTCTTCCCTCCTAGGGCGCGAGAGGGGATCGTGGTGTGAGGGGACCTCCTGGGAGAGTAGGAGCTGGGGTAAGACAGGCTTTATAACCACTATATGAGGTGCTCTAATCTCAATCACATGTGCACAGTAGACTACAGATCACAATACAGACACTGCCACTCCCACATTCCTCAGTAAAGTCCCCTCAGTGTTGTTAATCAGATGTAAATGCCATGTTGCTTAAGGGTTTCGTGTGGGTGGACAGACACCCATGTGATATTGTTGACAGTCAAAACAAGGAAGATAACAGATATGTTAGTAAAGTCCCTGAAAACATCAGATCTGTTGGTAAAGTCCCTGAAAAGGTTTCAGTGCCAGTTAAAAACACAGATGGTCATTCTGGTTTTAGTTAAAAAAGACAGCTTAACTGTCAGACATGTTGTGGCAAGAGTACCATGTATCTTGCTATAAGTTTAGACAATTAAAAATGATCTGTCATTGGAATTGAACTAAATTCCTCTTTTTGAACAAGGGTTCTCAttctaaagtgtgtgtgtatgtgtgtatttgcaGCAGTTTAcctatgtgtgtgtttcatatTACAGGGGCCTCAAGGAGCGAGAGGAGATGCAGGAGTTCCAGGGAAACCAGGGCCTAAAGGCCTGCAGGCCCAGCCTGTGTGTATATGTCATTACACAAAATTGTCATTACCACTACAGTTATCATCATTGTCTTTTGATGATTATGCAATTGTTGATTTAATGCGTTGTTTCTAGGGAGCCAAAGGGGAGACAGGACCTGATGGTGAGAAGGTAACCTTTGATTTACATTCCCCATCACACTGCTAAATTACCAGTCAATTTCTCACAGTtaatcaagcacacacacacacaccagtacgtGAAAGTGGATGTGTATTGGTCATCTGCTGTTTATGTTTGGGTCTTTCCTTTGTGACTGATAAACTGTAATAAGCAGTCCTATCATTGCCATGGCATCTTACTGACTCATCTCATGTGCTGATTGTTCCTTCCTCAGGGTGGTGTTGGAAGAACTGGTGTGAAGGGAAAGAAAGAGGACAAGGTAAATCATATGACAAGGCCGAGCCGACGTCACTCTCTCATCTAtctacttcctgtttccattgatgtaGTGGGTCTGTTTTTCTTACCAAAAATGTTTCTGTTCCTCTTTCCAAACAGGGAAGCTTTGGAGAGCGTGGTGACAAAGGACAGGTTTGTATATTCCATTCTGTGAAAGTATGTGTTTTTTTCACCCTCACCCATTCTAGGTCACATAAAAACCATAGGTTGTTCCTAGATGACAGCAGACACAAcagcacatactgtagagagtTGAGTTCCTGTTATGTCATAAAATCCTAACAGAACTGTTTTAATTAGGTAAAAGTATTGATAATTAAATGATTTAATTAGGTAGAAGTATTGAGAATTAAATGATTTGATTAGGTAGAAGTATTGAGATTGAGTTTAAATTGTGACTTTTTGTGTTCAGTGACTGAACAGTgtcccccctctgtctgtctctctccttccttcccctcaTTTCTGAATGGTAGCAAGGAGAGAGAGGTACCATCGGCCCTGATGGCATTGTTGGACGAAATGGACCCCCCGGCATCCCAGGCTCCAGAGGAGAGCCAGGTCCAGGCGGTGACCTGGGCGTCAAAGGTGGCTCTGGACCTAAAGGAGTGCCAGGTGCCCCTGTGCGTATCAGGAGCCAACTCCAGTCTGCCTGGAGGAAGGGTCTCCCCCTTATTTTACATTGACCCATATCTAGCAAGAACGTTtgctgactgattgattgattatttacTTGCTTGCTTGGTTGATTGATTGCCAGCTTTTTGACCTCAGGGCCCTGGGCTGACAGATGAGCAGGTATTACAGCTGTGTAAAGGAGTGGTGATAGCCCAGATCTCCCAGTATGCAGCTTCCATCCGGGCCAAGTGTTCCCAAGGCTGCCCCATCAACAACCGCACACTTATTGGGCCGCCCGGAACCAGGGGACCAACTGGAGAATCAGGCAAACCCGTGAGTCACACATCCCCCAAACCAACTCATATCTACTAAGGAAGGCCTTTATTCCAAAATATGATAAGTTctgttgacctctctctctctcagggtaaaGCGGGCAAAGCTGGAGTCAAAGGAGGCAGGGGCATCCAAGGGGACACAGGAGTGGATGGTCAGAAGGGGGCAGAGGGTGAAAGAGGTATGTAATCCAAATGTCTTCGTTCAACCAAACTTGATTACAGGTAAACTAAACCCTGATCAGTAAAGCTCATTTCAAGTGAAAATTAGTGGAGCTCGTTTGTAGTGGCATAGCTTCAGAGTGCACCCCCAAGCTCTCTGTTCTACTCCACAGGAACAAAAGgtctgaaaggaaaggggggtgaGCCTGGTAAAGGTCTACCAGGACACGATGGGCATCAAGGTCTCAGAGGTAGGACACTGTTTCCACTGGTGTGAAACTCTCAGGTCTACCTCAAAATTGCTTGTCTTAGAATTGTTGGAAAGTATCCAGATTCACTGGAATAGGCATTGTGTGGTTTTATTCAACATTGATGTTAGCAGGAAGTCTTTTCAAGTGAACTTTTAAGACGCCACTCCAATTGTTAAAAACATTTCCCCACAGGGCTGCCAGGCCACCCAGCAGAGCCAAAGAACGGTATGGCAGGTCCCAGAGGGCCCCGTGGTTTCACAGGCGCTTTGGGCCAGCCTGGCATGGCAGGCAACGCAGGAGTGCCCGGCTTCTGTGAGGCACGGGACTGCAGCATTCACGCGCCTGTGATGCGCAAGGAGCAGGGCCTAGTGAAGGGACCCCGCGATCTAAGCCCCAAGATTTAACCCCAACAAGGAGCTTCAGGAAAAGGTGAAGGAATGGTCCACGACGAGGGGTCACTCTGGACGGTCGCTCCATGGCAACATTGAAGTTAATTCCATTCACATCTCAGCCAAACCAGCAATTGACATTGAGTTTTGAACTGGGAAATTACCAATGTGTACAGCATTGATCTTTTGGATTTTCATGCCTAATTCAATTCAATTCCTGTATTGACTGGTATTGAAATGGAATTAATTTGAGCACTGTTCAATGGGGCTCACCAGTGATGGAAGGGTTTGGTGGGACACGCTGGACTCTGCACAGAGATGAAACCAGCCTTGACGCATTTCATCTGAGCCAAGCAAGGCTCCAAATGAACTCTGTTTAGGCATAATTGATACCTTTTTTTGTTaggccaaaatgtattttttatgcagaaacaaaaaataaaattgtCTTCCTCCATGCAAACCATAAGTAAAGGGTCTTGAGAAACTGGCTAAAAGAAATTGGCAGAAAATGAAACTTGCAGGAGTCTCTGGCTACCAGTCAGGTTTTGTTTTTGATATGATCAACAATGCTGTGTATACATTGAAAATAAAAAGTGATGTAAATAATTTTGTAAAGTATCGCAAGTACATGTCCTGTGTTTTCTGAAATATCACTGTTTTAGATAAATTCTGTCTTACTTTTTCTTAAGATGAGTCCTCACTTTTTTAGTCGCCAGAGTTTGAGCGTGTTTCTGAGCATGTGTGGTCTCTTTCAGTCATCTCATATTTGGGTTAAATCTAAATAActtaattcccccccccccccattaacaGATGTTCACAGTCAAGATAACATTGatcaatataaaataaaaaataacatactATTTGATATTATTTCATATTAAAAATAATACATTGAAATGtgttatacagtatattgtatttggAATTTCTATAGTTAAATAATCTGGCAATGATTTATTTGTAGGACAGCACAAAATGTCTGTCGATTAAATGAATTTACTATATTCATTGGATGGCGATTTTGATTTTTAAATAATTTTCATGTACATGATTTATTTTGCATAAATAACTTTCACATGAACAGGATGTTAAACTCTATCACCTcttaatttatatttttgtaattGTCAATCATTCCAACACATTACAAGGCGGAAACATAGCCCTGTAAACTCAAGTATATCACACACGTGTTGTTAACATTTGTACTTTTGTGTACATGTGTTGGCAATCAGAACCCTGATACAAAAGCGTCACAATGTTTGGAGACAATTATTTTTAATGCATCACCACCACATCACAGGACAGATTAGAAAATGAGCAGAGCATGAAAATGGGTGATTATCTCTCATCAAAAGCATGCTAAACATTATGGTATACAACTATGCTACAAAAGTACACATGCATGAAATCAACATAAGATAATAAACCTTATTAAAATGTTTAACGCTGCTCGTGTTCAAAAGGGCTCCTCTTAATGTGTGTAAAATGATGGTTGTCAGTTCATATAAAAGTGTTTGGTTTTATGGACTGGAGGGAGGTAAGAAGTATTATTATTACCAAGTGTTAAACACTATTGTACAGTACATCTGGTGAAATCAATCGAGTCACTTGTCTCTAAGCTTATTGTTTGATCTAGGGGTGAGTAGGAGTACCTATATAAGActagtttaaaatatatattcttAAAATGTGGCACTGGTTCCAAAGCATCTTGATGAAGTACAACCATTGCGTGCCTTAAATTGTCCAAGGGAGAGATGGCAATGTAATAATGAATTTATTGTAACGGACAAGTTCACAGCTTGTTTTCCTAGCTAATTGTACATTCATACTTGCATTTTATATTCACTAGGTAATACATAGCTtaataaatatttaataaataactcTGGCTACATGGCCCTGCATGTAGCCAGCAATGAGAAATGTTCTGTTGAATTTTCATTTAAAACAAAACAATGTCTTTGTTTCTTCCTCTCTTAGGTAAAAAAGATGTGAACTTCACCCATCATACTGGTTTACTTGGTTGAGTTTTACTATGTTCTGTacaggtaaaaaaaaattggGTGGTCATAAAAAAGGTAAGAAAGTAACGTTGCGTAGAAGACAGTAATGAGACAAAAACCATACAACTAAAGCTGTAGAAGTCATACGTTTCCCTTAGATTAATTACATCATGCTTATAGTAGATTAACTTTGAAAAAGTGGGCCTAATTGTTCTTTATCGGCTGGATCGATGTCAAGGGGTGTCATCTGGGTGAGACCAACATCGTTGGAGTCACCTTGCTTCAGCTTCCTTCAGATTACATTTAAAGTACGATCAAAAAGACCAAAAGCATCACCAATGCCCAAAGTCCTAAAAATTTTTAAATaagaaaatagttttaaaattAATTACTTGCATTATTTGAAAAATGCTGATTGTCTAACACTCATTTCAAAATCTCTCATTGTAATAAAATTAAAAGAACAAGAATTTCCCTGTGGCAACAAAACTAGAAATGAATCATCTGCAGTTGTAACGTATATTTTATTTTGATAATAGTACAATCAAAATATAATGCATGGTCTAAAAAAAGCAGAATTTACCATAATGAGCAATTTGAGCGTTTGCAGTGGCAGCGATAGCGTTTGCCCCTAAGTAGCAAAAAGAGTGATATGAGCAATGATGATGACAACAATGCTTAATAGTTATATCAATGTGTTGTGTAATACACCAATAACTTCAGGGGAAACCATACCTAAGAAGTGGATCCTGGTCTCTTCATGTAACCCATCCTGTTTTATAAAAAATGAAGGGGTGAATATAAAAAAATGTTGTACTACGTTGGTACTTGGCAGACACTAACAGAGGAAAGGTGAATTGTATTCATAAAGTTGACCTACCTTGGTGCAACCAATAGTTAAT
Coding sequences within it:
- the LOC115179429 gene encoding collagen alpha-1(XXVII) chain yields the protein MGAPRVKVSVISQLLVLLLCILPSHAQDEYSGYHSGDEHTYEGSLVDNYEHSGYPQPEEYPPEPTHSYEEQQPSSGYDPYAPAPTSVSMITEDSYPYTTTTQVPYEQEPYEESLQVPGGGEASLGEEGPTDCNCEPGEPGFAGFAGPKGARGLQGRDGFPGAQGREGYKGFKGVLGRGGDTGPEGDSGPNGEDGASGFSGAQGLPGLPGDPGETGVLGLKGDIGMEGPRGGVGVTGETGPIGEAGPGGPDGTGGIKGSTGAEGKQGPEGTEGEKGQIGAPGFSGDHGEMGYNGYPGEPGGRGETGHKGDQGPGGMPGSDGEPGEDGPLGVPGVIGFPGEFGQKGARGDRGVRGPPGRVGAGGPQGARGDAGVPGKPGPKGLQAQPGAKGETGPDGEKGGVGRTGVKGKKEDKGSFGERGDKGQQGERGTIGPDGIVGRNGPPGIPGSRGEPGPGGDLGVKGGSGPKGVPGAPGPGLTDEQVLQLCKGVVIAQISQYAASIRAKCSQGCPINNRTLIGPPGTRGPTGESGKPGKAGKAGVKGGRGIQGDTGVDGQKGAEGERGTKGLKGKGGEPGKGLPGHDGHQGLRGLPGHPAEPKNGMAGPRGPRGFTGALGQPGMAGNAGVPGFCEARDCSIHAPVMRKEQGLVKGPRDLSPKI